The Williamsia sp. DF01-3 genome has a window encoding:
- the cofG gene encoding 7,8-didemethyl-8-hydroxy-5-deazariboflavin synthase CofG: protein MVTPDQLTSEAQTDGQVSAAVHNALQQARDGALSPEQATTLLAVRGDDLQQLCRIAADLRDVGLAEEGRDRQITYSRKVFIPLTRLCRDRCHYCTFVTVPGKLSRAGHGMFLELDQVVEIARQGAELGCKEALFTLGDRPEDRWPEAQQWLDERGYSSTLDYVRAAAIRVLEETGLLPHLNPGVMSAEEMSRLKPVAPSMGMMLETTARRLFTDRGNCHYGSPDKDPEIRKRVLVDAGRMSIPFTTGILVGIGESFAERADSLIEIGKIHNIFGNIQEVIVQNFRAKPDTAMRGVADAEFEEFLAAVAVARIVLGPRMRIQAPPNLVSPAECAALVSAGVDDWGGVSPLTPDHVNPERPWPNLESLAEITAATGYTLTERVTAQPRYVLQGAPWIDPAVAGHVQAVADPTTGLAADIRPSGRPWGVVREAGRAPARGVPDFGAALDRAHADPAGCSPDDYLTLAHADGDELDALVALADSLRRQTVGDDVTYVSSRIINTVSVCEPGCRYCATSTHSALSAEEVADRAWEASIAGVDEVCIRTDSNATAAECCQYIRAIKARVPFMHVSLLVPETIGVAVRAGGTVARTLLAELRDAGLDHIGGAAGFSMGANALSVAHELGLRSTATLVYGHGDGPSDWVRELGLVREMFDRTEGFIDFVPLPFSHAGAPAPSVDATKPTIRDSRAVHALSRVMLHGRISTIGTSLRGLGVADAQLMLQSGASDLGRTAIEETIARSTGSHHGLAWTPAEMRSMAGAIGRPAQERIVAGVRKESAA, encoded by the coding sequence ATGGTGACCCCAGACCAGCTGACCTCAGAGGCGCAGACGGACGGGCAGGTGTCTGCAGCGGTGCACAACGCGTTGCAGCAAGCTCGCGATGGCGCCCTCAGCCCGGAACAGGCCACCACGTTGCTTGCAGTGCGCGGCGATGATCTCCAGCAGTTGTGTCGCATCGCCGCTGACCTACGTGACGTCGGGCTCGCAGAAGAAGGCCGCGACCGCCAGATCACCTACTCACGCAAGGTTTTCATCCCGCTGACACGCTTGTGCCGCGATCGCTGCCACTACTGCACCTTCGTCACGGTGCCGGGCAAACTCAGCCGTGCGGGCCACGGCATGTTCCTCGAACTCGACCAGGTTGTCGAGATCGCCCGGCAGGGTGCTGAATTGGGTTGCAAAGAAGCACTGTTCACCTTGGGGGACCGGCCAGAAGACCGGTGGCCCGAAGCGCAGCAGTGGCTCGACGAACGCGGCTACAGCTCCACCCTCGACTATGTCCGTGCCGCTGCCATCCGTGTTCTGGAAGAGACCGGCCTGCTGCCCCACCTCAATCCCGGGGTGATGAGTGCCGAAGAGATGTCGCGACTCAAGCCGGTCGCTCCATCGATGGGCATGATGCTCGAGACCACGGCACGCCGTCTCTTCACGGACCGGGGGAACTGTCACTACGGCAGTCCGGACAAGGACCCGGAGATCCGCAAGCGGGTACTTGTCGACGCGGGACGGATGTCCATACCGTTCACCACGGGGATCCTCGTCGGAATCGGGGAGAGTTTCGCCGAGCGTGCCGACTCTTTGATCGAGATCGGCAAGATACACAACATCTTCGGCAACATCCAAGAAGTCATCGTCCAGAACTTTCGGGCCAAGCCCGACACCGCGATGCGCGGGGTCGCCGACGCCGAGTTCGAGGAGTTCCTGGCGGCAGTCGCGGTGGCGCGCATCGTGCTCGGGCCGCGGATGCGAATCCAGGCTCCGCCGAATCTGGTCTCGCCTGCCGAGTGTGCAGCTCTGGTCTCGGCGGGCGTCGACGACTGGGGTGGTGTGTCGCCGTTGACGCCTGACCACGTCAATCCCGAACGGCCCTGGCCCAATCTGGAATCCCTGGCCGAGATCACCGCCGCCACGGGCTACACCCTCACCGAGCGCGTCACCGCGCAGCCGCGTTACGTCCTGCAAGGCGCGCCGTGGATCGATCCGGCTGTCGCGGGCCACGTGCAGGCGGTGGCGGATCCGACGACCGGCCTGGCCGCCGACATCCGTCCCAGCGGTCGGCCATGGGGTGTGGTTCGCGAGGCGGGCCGAGCCCCGGCTCGGGGTGTGCCGGACTTCGGCGCGGCGTTGGACCGTGCTCACGCCGACCCGGCCGGCTGCAGTCCCGACGACTACCTGACCTTGGCGCACGCCGATGGTGATGAGCTGGATGCTCTTGTCGCGCTGGCTGATTCGCTGCGTCGACAGACCGTCGGCGATGACGTCACCTACGTTTCCAGCCGCATCATCAACACCGTGTCCGTGTGCGAACCCGGCTGCCGATACTGCGCGACCTCCACCCACTCGGCTCTGTCGGCCGAGGAGGTCGCCGACAGGGCCTGGGAAGCATCGATCGCCGGGGTGGATGAGGTCTGCATTCGAACCGACTCCAACGCCACCGCCGCAGAGTGCTGTCAGTACATCCGCGCCATCAAGGCGCGGGTGCCGTTCATGCACGTGAGCCTCCTGGTCCCCGAGACGATCGGCGTCGCGGTCCGTGCGGGCGGGACGGTGGCCCGCACCCTCCTGGCCGAACTGCGTGACGCGGGCCTCGACCACATCGGTGGCGCAGCGGGATTCAGCATGGGGGCAAACGCCCTCTCGGTGGCCCACGAGCTGGGGCTGCGTTCCACCGCGACCCTGGTCTACGGCCACGGGGACGGTCCGTCCGACTGGGTACGTGAGTTGGGCCTGGTGCGCGAGATGTTCGACCGCACCGAGGGATTCATCGACTTCGTGCCGCTTCCGTTCTCACACGCCGGAGCCCCCGCCCCGTCTGTGGATGCCACCAAACCGACGATCCGCGACAGTCGGGCAGTGCACGCTCTGTCGCGTGTGATGTTGCACGGTCGGATTTCGACGATCGGAACCAGTCTGCGCGGTCTCGGGGTGGCGGATGCGCAGTTGATGCTGCAGAGTGGCGCAAGCGATCTGGGGCGGACGGCAATCGAGGAAACCATCGCGCGATCAACCGGGTCGCATCATGGACTCGCGTGGACACCCGCAGAGATGCGGTCCATGGCTGGAGCAATCGGCCGACCAGCGCAGGA
- a CDS encoding facilitated glucose transporter — translation MRRALLVFLWLDGFLVGIASVAFLQLTIGTVQIPISAVAAAAANCVLLWCCATLTETMARFGALIAFGLAFFVATASGPGGDALMPQDWRAFALLGLGVGVPAFVSYAGLLPAADTGKTTPVAGARE, via the coding sequence ATGCGCAGGGCACTGCTGGTTTTCCTCTGGCTGGACGGATTCCTGGTCGGGATCGCCTCGGTGGCGTTCCTCCAGCTGACCATCGGCACCGTACAGATTCCGATCAGCGCCGTGGCGGCGGCCGCTGCGAACTGTGTGCTGCTGTGGTGTTGCGCGACGCTCACCGAGACCATGGCCCGATTCGGTGCTCTCATCGCGTTCGGGCTCGCCTTCTTCGTGGCCACCGCAAGTGGCCCCGGGGGTGATGCTCTGATGCCGCAGGACTGGCGAGCATTCGCGCTGCTGGGGCTGGGTGTGGGAGTTCCCGCATTCGTGTCGTACGCCGGACTGTTGCCCGCCGCCGACACCGGCAAGACCACCCCGGTCGCGGGGGCCAGGGAATGA